ATCGGTAAAGTTGGGGCGTTGCTAGGGGTAGCGGTGTTGTCCAACGCTGAGTGATCACTTGCTTTTCGTACAGGTAGGCTTGAATGCCCTGCACACCGCGTTCTACGGAATCTGGCTGCATCTGCATCGCCGATCCGAGTTCTAGGGTGTAGGCTTCCAGATCAAATCGCAGCGATCGCCCCAGAATCTCTAATTCCCGCTCCAGCGCCAGCCAGGGTTTGATAAACGCTTCATCGAAGGCATCACCATCGTAGCGATCCAGTTGGATGGCTAGATCGAAGCCAAACAGAGCCGCTCCCAGGTGGCGATCGCCCCCATAGTAGAGATAGGTCAATCCATCGTTGGATGAGCTATGCAGATCAATCACCGTATCGGCATCCAGAGCTAGGGACTGCAGGCAGTTGCGATAGCGATGGTGGATGGGTGCGCCGCCGCCCTGGGCCTCCTGCTGCTGATCGGCTAGAAATTGCTGGTGAATCCTGTGGCGATAGGCAGCTTGGAGGGTTGCCAACGAGGACTTGAGATGGGTCTGGGCAAATTGCTGAATGCAGCTGCGATCCACCTGCTTTTCATAGTCCCAAAAGATGCGATTCCAATCGCGCCCGTCGTAGGGGTTATAGCGTCCAGTCGCAAAATGGTGCGATCGCTGATTGACGCCCAAAGGATTACAGAGCGGTACCAGCCAAATTTCACCCCGCAGGTCTGCATCATCTAGGGTTTGTAGCCCTGCTAAAACCTCGTGGATCACGGCATTGCCCGCCAACTCCGCACCGTGGAGATTAGCCTGAATATAGATTTTCTTGCCGGGATGCCGGCCCACATATCGATAGACCTGCAGCGAAAGGCGATCGCCCGATGCTAGCTGCAGCAAGGGCACGGTTATAATCTCTGGCACCATCGTTCTTACTGCCCCATGAGCTGCACCACCACCTCCCGCCGCTGGCCGCGCTGGCGATGTTCCCAGAGGTAAATGCCCTGCCAGGTGCCGAGCATCAGTCGGCCATTGGCCAGGGGAATCTGCTCCGATGTATGGGTGAGCACCGTGCGGATATGGGCCGGCATATCGTCCGCCCCCTCTAGACTGTGGATGTAGTGCGCATCTTCGGGCACTAGCCGCGCAAAAAAGTTAGCCAGATCTTTCAAAACATCCGGATCGGCATTTTCCTGAATCACTAAACTAGCAGAGGTATGGCGCAGGAAGAGCTGGCAGAGCCCGACTTGAAAACCAGACTGGGTCACAATATCCTGCACCGGATTTGTGATCTTACACAGCGACTTGCCATCGGTTTTGACGGTGAGGATTTGTTGGTAAAGTTGCATCCCATGTCCCTTACATACCAAACGGTCAAGGGAGACGGTAGCCTCTAGGGCGATCGCCTCCCTTCTATACACCGTAGATCATCAGCCTCCCGATCGCCTAGCGCACCAAGCGAATCGAGGCATCCAACTCTTGAGGCGATGTAGCACCTACCGCCGCCCAAGAAATCTGATCAATCGTTGCTTCCGTTGTATCAGGACTCAGGGTAAAGTCACTGCGGAACGGAATCGTTTGCCCTGGCGCTAGATCATTGAAGTTCAAGCGTCCTTCCACCGTCTGTTCAGCATCAGGACTGTCTTGATAGGCGATACTCACATTGCCAATTACTTGGTCGGTATGGTTGGTAATACAGCCCACGATGTAGGTGATTTGGCTGTTGCCCGTCGGTGCATTGAACTGAACATTGGTGAGCTCTAGGGGCGGTGATTCCTGGGTCGAGCGCACCGTGCGACAGCTTCCAGCATTGGAGATTGTCACAGTCGTTGAAGGCAACGACTCGGTACCCGGTGGCAACGCTGCCTGCTGTTCAACAATCGCCAAGGACTCTTCATAGTTAGGCAAGGCGGCCTGAGCATCAGCATAGTTCGGGTCATCCTCCGGCACGCTGCGCAGCAGGGCTACAGCTTGTTGCCATTGACTCGCCGCTAAGGCCCAATCATCCTGCGATTGAGCATTGGCCGCTAAACGATTGGCCTGATTCGCCAGGGCGATCGCGTCTTGATAAGCGTTGTCTGCCTCAACGGCCTCACCTTCTGGGGCATCAGGAGCGGGTTCAGGAGTCGTGGGCAAATCTGCCGTCGTACCGTCTTCCGGCTCATTCATGGTCTGCCAGGCGTTATAGCCCATCAGGCCACCAATCCAAGCAATAATCAACGCCAAGATCACGCCAAAGATTGCCCCAGCGCCGACCCCAGATCGCTGAGGTTCAGTTTCCTCGGGCAGAGCCGGTGGCGGTGACGAAGCTGGGGGCAAGGACAAAGGCTCTTCTGGGGTGCTGGCCTCAAGCTGCGGTTGCTCTACATCCTGATCAGACCTAAGTTCCTCGTCATCGGGGGGCTCCCAGGTGTCTACCTCGGCCGGATCGCTCCCCGGCGATGTCTCCATCAAGGGCTCCTCCAGATCCGATGAGCGCCGATCATCCGCCGCTACATCCGCATCTGGCTCGGGCGTCATGGCCGGATCGCTAGGGCGGAGGTCTGGATCCGTTAGCCCTACCAAATCAGCTAAGACATTATTACTCAACCCCAGCAAATCACTCTCGGCATCATCGAGGGCGAGACTGATCTCCTCGTCATCTTCAATCGTCGTCTGTGCCTCTGTATTGAAGAGATCATCAATCAACGACTCAGAATAGGCGTCGGCATCGGAGTCACTGGCGGGCTGCAAATCAAAGGAGATATCGTCATCCCGATTCAGGTCAAGATCTAACTCCGATGCCGTGAAGTCATCATCAAGGCTCGGCAAGACGGTTGTGTCATCAGGAATGAAGGACTCAATTTCCTCATCGTCGTCATCCTGTACCGATGTCCGCCCCAACGACAGCCCATCCAGGTGCGGCGGCGGTGGCGGCGGCACGCGCTTGGGAATCACATCGGGCGATCGCTCCGGGGAATCCTGAGCTGGGGCAGCCAGACCCTCACCACTAAACCGCATTCTGCCAGGGGGTGGGGGCGGCGGCAGGGGACGAATCACCGGCGGGGCTGCTGCATCCACCTGGGAGACTTGGGAAACTGGGGGGGCAGGCGGCTTCGGTGCGGCGATCGCGGCCCCCTGCTCCGAGAGTTCAAGCTCCTGTACCCAAGCCGCTTGGTCATCTCCCGTCTTTTTGCCCAAAATCCGAATGAGGCGGATGGAGTCTAGCTCCAGACCATTGATGCCATTGCGCACAAAGTTAGTCATAACCATGCGGTTTGGCACCTGTGCAGCCTCAGTCATGATCAAGAGGCGATCGCCCTGACGCGCCACTCTAGCATTCATGCCTTGAGTGTGAAGCGTGCGATTCATTAAGGTGGCGATCGCCTGAGGATCACCTTGTTTTGCCAATTCTAAAATCGTCGGCTGTGTCATAGCGTACCCAGATGTGGCAGTGGAAATTGATGACCCAAGAGACTATCCAATCAAAGCTTATGTGACAGCAATTCAGCAAGCCCATCTTCATGTCATGAAAGCCATGACTGTCAACCGATGAACGTCATCCTGCAATCGTGCTTAGATTTTATCAAGCCCTCAGCAGTTTGACCGGTCTGCAGACTTCTCAGTGTCTAGTCTTGGTTGGTAGGCGGCTGAGCTGTTGCGCAGCATCAGTCTTACCAAAGTTAAGCAACCCTCTGATGAATACGTCTAGAGTAGCAAGATAATTTAATAGTCAGACTAAATCGCGAGAAAATACCTGCAAAGAGCTTGACATCCCCTCCACCCAAGCCCAAGGCGATCGGAGTGGAGAGTCTCTCGATCGCCCCAAAGATGTCCTGCCTAGATGTCCTGCTCACAAGATGCCAGGCTGAGCGCCCCCAGCCGCTGCCCCTTCCCAGGCATGTTGAACAACCCCTTGCCCACGGGCAGAGATCACGCAGAAGTGGCGCGCATCATCGCTGTTGGCATTGCCCATCAACAGCGATCGCCGGCAGGGTTCTAAGCCCCAGGCTGCTGCCGACCGCGTTCATACCCCTTGGGGCAGATCCTATGGGTTGCCACGAATCTAGTTGCATCTCTCGGAAAATGTGTTTAGCTTTTGCTTTACAATCTTGGCAGCAGCCCACCCTAACTGCATGACTGCTAGGTATGTCATGGTTTGACATAGGTAGCCGATTTCTAGCGTGCTACCCTCGCGTATGGAGAAGCCGATTGGGTTTTCATCACCGGTGCTTCCTGCCGCACAACCTAGCCCGTAGCAGGGAGGACACTATCTGCTTTTATAGACTGCTTTTATTGAACAACACCCGTTAATACATCCGACGTCATTTTTAATGTTGTTTCAGCCCGCCCACCTCTCGGCCACCATGCACCCCTAGCGCTTATGAGTATTGGATACGTCGCTCTGGTTCTCCACGCTCACCTTCCCTTCGTTCGCCACCCGGAAAGCGACTATGTGTTGGAAGAGGAATGGCTCTACGAAGCCATCACCGAAACCTACATTCCCTTGCTGCAAATGTTCGATGGGCTGAAGCGCGACGGGGTAGACTTCAAAATGACCATGAGCATGACGCCGCCCCTGGTGTCGATGCTGCAAGATCCGCTGCTCCAAGAGCGCTATGACGCCCACCTAGCCAAGCTAGAAGAGCTGGCAGAGATGGAAGTTGAGCGCAACACCCACAATGGCCATCTACGCTACCTATCTGAGCATTATGCTTCGGAATATAACCAGGTGCGGGAAGTCTGGGAACGCTACGATGGCAACCTGATCACAGGCTTTCGCAACTATCTCGAAAGCAATAACCTAGACATCATCACCTGCGGGGCTACCCATGGCTATCTGCCCCTGATGAAAATGTATCCCCAAGCGGTTTGGGCACAGGTGCAGGTGGCTTGTGAGCATTATGAGCAAACCTTTGGGCGACCAGCCAAGGGCATCTGGTTGCCAGAATGTGCTTACTACGAAGGGCTAGAGCGCATGTTGGCCGATGCCGGGCTGCGGTACTTCTTAAGTGATGGCCACGGCATTCTCTATGCTCGCCCGCGCCCACGCTTTGGCACCTATGCCCCGATCTATACAGAAACCGGGGTGGCCGCCTTTGGACGTGACCACGAATCCTCCCAGCAGGTATGGTCTTCGGTAGTGGGCTATCCTGGCGCGGCGGAATATCGCGAGTTCTACCGTGACTTGGGCTGGGATGCGGAATACGAATACATCAAGCCTTACATCATGCCCAACGGGCAGCGGAAGAATGTGGGCATCAAGTACCACAAGATTACCGGCAAGGGGCTAGGGCTGAGCGACAAAGATTGGTATGACCCCTACTGGGCCAGGGAAAAGGCGGCGGAACATGCGGGTAACTTCATGTGGAATCGCCAGAAGCAGGTGGAACACCTCCACGGCATCATGCAGCGCCCGCCGATTATTGTGTCGCCCTACGATGCTGAGCTGTTTGGGCATTGGTGGTATGAGGGGCCGTGGTTTATTGACTACCTGTTCCGCAAAACCTGGTTTGACCAAAACACCTATGAAATGACCCACCTGGCCGATTACATCCAAGAGCATCCCACCCAGCAGGTTTGTCGTCCATCTCAGTCGAGCTGGGGCTTTAGGGGCTTCCATGAATATTGGTTGAACGAAACCAATGCTTGGATCTATCCTCACCTACATAAGGCCGCTGAGCGGATGATTGAGCTATCAGAACGAGAGCCGGCGGATGAGTTAGAGTGGCGATCGCTTAACCAAGCG
The genomic region above belongs to Leptolyngbya sp. CCY15150 and contains:
- a CDS encoding secondary thiamine-phosphate synthase enzyme YjbQ, yielding MQLYQQILTVKTDGKSLCKITNPVQDIVTQSGFQVGLCQLFLRHTSASLVIQENADPDVLKDLANFFARLVPEDAHYIHSLEGADDMPAHIRTVLTHTSEQIPLANGRLMLGTWQGIYLWEHRQRGQRREVVVQLMGQ
- a CDS encoding glycoside hydrolase family 57 protein — translated: MSIGYVALVLHAHLPFVRHPESDYVLEEEWLYEAITETYIPLLQMFDGLKRDGVDFKMTMSMTPPLVSMLQDPLLQERYDAHLAKLEELAEMEVERNTHNGHLRYLSEHYASEYNQVREVWERYDGNLITGFRNYLESNNLDIITCGATHGYLPLMKMYPQAVWAQVQVACEHYEQTFGRPAKGIWLPECAYYEGLERMLADAGLRYFLSDGHGILYARPRPRFGTYAPIYTETGVAAFGRDHESSQQVWSSVVGYPGAAEYREFYRDLGWDAEYEYIKPYIMPNGQRKNVGIKYHKITGKGLGLSDKDWYDPYWAREKAAEHAGNFMWNRQKQVEHLHGIMQRPPIIVSPYDAELFGHWWYEGPWFIDYLFRKTWFDQNTYEMTHLADYIQEHPTQQVCRPSQSSWGFRGFHEYWLNETNAWIYPHLHKAAERMIELSEREPADELEWRSLNQAARELLLAQSSDWAFIMRTGTMVPYAVRRTRSHLMRFNKLREDILGGKIDSGWLEKVEAIDNIFPDINYRVYRPL
- a CDS encoding succinylglutamate desuccinylase/aspartoacylase family protein — encoded protein: MVPEIITVPLLQLASGDRLSLQVYRYVGRHPGKKIYIQANLHGAELAGNAVIHEVLAGLQTLDDADLRGEIWLVPLCNPLGVNQRSHHFATGRYNPYDGRDWNRIFWDYEKQVDRSCIQQFAQTHLKSSLATLQAAYRHRIHQQFLADQQQEAQGGGAPIHHRYRNCLQSLALDADTVIDLHSSSNDGLTYLYYGGDRHLGAALFGFDLAIQLDRYDGDAFDEAFIKPWLALERELEILGRSLRFDLEAYTLELGSAMQMQPDSVERGVQGIQAYLYEKQVITQRWTTPLPLATPQLYRSSDIQRYYAPTGGIVRSRVSLGDRVAQGQVLCEILQVPKGGDDYPHLMEMRAMQAGLVLDRGINQAVNEGEYVLALLLESSTESR